The region ATAGGAAAAATTGAAATGATATTAAACGTTTTTAGAGATTCATAGTGATTAATACCCCACAATGTTACGAAATATAAACAAAAATAAAAACATGCGCTTATTATCGTAAACAATATAGCTTTTTGCATTATCCCCCCCTCTCTGTTATCTCTATACAAGTCGACTATAAATACAACATGGCAAGTGATCGACAGGATGTAAAGCAAAATGGCAACTTGTATAGTTCGTAAAATAATCATAAAAAAAAAAAAATTATCCGTCAACCCCTTTTTTAGAATAAATTGTATATAGAGAAACAAAAAAACATCCCATATAGGATGACAGAAATAATGAAGCTAACGTTGCGCAAAAACTCTTCTTCCGATATCATATCCAACTGCTCCGATGTAAATCGGTACGACAAAAGCAACCGATAGATAAAACGGAATGGATACAAGCGTTGCGACGATCAAAACGACCATTGAATGAAATTTCTTATCGAAAAACAGGAGAATACCTTCTGTCACTATACAAACAAGCAAAATGAGCAACAACGCAAACGGAAAAACAGCCCACGCAAAAGACCATGAACTGAATAGTGAAAGCGCCAAGAAAAACAACACAATCGATAGGAAAACTTTTTTGAAAAATAGTTTCATAACTCACTTCCTTTATCATCTGGATAAAAGAAAAAGAAGAATGAAAATGCATGTGTAAAATAGTATCTTTTCTCGCGGTTTCCCTTTTCGTTCAATAAGCACATACAACAAAAACGCAATAACAAGCGAGTATAAAAGTTTAAACATCATACAAAATAAACCACCTTATTCTCACAATTATTGACTTTTAATTACAGTTGCAAGCTCGTATGCGCGTTGAATATCTGCATGAGCAGAATTTGAAACACTAATCATATTTGCAGCAATAACTGAAGCAGATCCTGCAGCAGTTAAGGCACCGAAAATGGTACTAACTGTTAGTACAGCTACGCCTAATGCTCCCATTAATGCGGCAGCTTCAATTAATAAGGTGCTCCTAGCTGAGCTAATCGTGTCAGCTCTTGTCATAAAAGAGGAAACTAATCCACCTCAATATCCTTATTATTAATACGTACTAACTTATTCTTCTTAAAAGTATATGTTTGCGTGCTATATTCTTCGCGAATCTCTCCTGACTGGAAATCTTCTGTAATTATCTTTGTTGAAACAATTACTTCTTCAGTATCATTTAGTCTTGTTGTCAATTTTAACACTAGTTTCAAAAGATTTTTGTCCAACCTTTTTCCTATTTTCCATACTATATACAGGCATGACACTTGTATAAAACGACTCTCTATTTGAATACTTTTCTTTTGCTAAAACTTTTGGAGATATTGAAGCGAAACATAAGACAAAGCAAAAAAACAAAATAATTTGTTTCCTTATCGCAACCATGTACACCCTCCCATTTCAAAAAGAATTTACAAAATAATCATAAAAAACAAAAAAACATCCGTCAACCCCTTTTTGGAATAAATTGTATATAAAGAAACAAAAAACCACCCTACAATAAAGGGTGGCTCACATGAGAAGAACCGCGAATCGTTTGTTTTTTTGTTAGTTCTTCATCGACTGTTAATAACGCTTTTTTCTCCCAGCTGACGAAGTAATCTTCCCATAAGACATGGCAACGGTCATCGGTTACTTCTAGCACAATTCCTCTCGTTCCATCCGTATAGACGACGCAGTCTCCGATGTGAAACATGGCGATCACCCTAGACGGAAGACGATGCCATAGCCGCCGCGTGGATATTCCCACTGAATGTTTTCGTGCGGACAGCCGATGCGACAGCTGCCGCACTCATGACATCCTTCATAGCCGACGTGCATCCGAACTTCTTCCCATTTATACACAGACGCTGGGCAAAAAATCGTACAAATTTTATCCGGGCATTTCGTTAAACAAATATTTGGGTCAAGCACGTGAAGATGTGATTTCGTATCCGCATTAAAGCGGACTAAATATTGCTTTTCTTCAATCGTTTGCCCCTTCATTATTTCATCACCTTCCATGCTTTCATCATATCGCGTGCCAGCTTAAACTTTTGTTTCGTCGAGCCGAGGTCACGCCAAATTTTTTGCTGTTTTTCCCATTTCGATGCTCCGTCCACCGTAAACATTTGGCTTGCAGCGCGGTTGAGCATCGGGATGTATTGCTCAAAATATTGTGGGAACGATTCAAAATGATGGGTCGCATCTTTATATTTTTTCAAGTCTTGCCCAATAAAGCTTTCCATCAGTTTCATCCGATATTGGTCAAGCATGCTTTCGGAAAAGTCGTTTTGCTCTTTTGCCATAATAATTGTTTCTGCCGCTAACCGACCGGACGTCATCGCCATATTGGAACCTTCGCGATGAATCGCATTGACAAGCTGTGCCGCATCCCCAACAACAAGCACCCCGCTGCCTGCCACTTTCGGAATGGAATGATATCCACCTTCTGGAATCAAATGCGCTAAATATTCGACAGGTTCGCTCCCTTGAATGTATGGACGAATCATCGGGTGGTTTTTCACATACTCAAGCAGCTCATACGGCTTAATTTTATGTTTAATTAATCCAGATAAAAGCGTACCGACACCGATGCTGAGCGTATCTTTATTCGTATATAAAAATCCTGTTCCTAAAATTCCCTTTGTCGCATCGCCAAAAATCTCAATTGTACAGCCTTGGTTGGCTTCAAGATTAAAGCGGTCTTCAATCACGTTTTTATCTAGTTTTAAAATTTCCATCGTCGCTAAAGCGACTTCATCTGGCCGCCATTCGCGATGAAACCCGAGCTGTTTCGCTAAAAGGGAGTTGACGCCGTCTGCTAACACGACTACATCCGCGTAAATGTCGCCATCTGGTCGGTCTGTGCGAACACCGATGACGCGGCCGTTTTCGACGATACATTCGACCGCTACCGTTTCACAAACGAGCAGCGCTCCTTGTTCGACTGCTTTTTCGGCAAACCACTGGTCAAATTTGGCGCGCAATACGGTGAAATTGTTATACGGCTCTCGTCCCCACTCTAATCCTTTGTAACTAAATGTCACCGCCGATTCTTTATCCATCATCATAAACCGCTGCTCGACGATTGGGCGTTCTAGCGGTGCTTCTTTATAAAACTCTGGGATAATATCTTCCATCATTTTTCGGTATAATACACCGCCCATGACGTTTTTCGCTCCTGGATATTCGCCGCGCTCTAAAAGTAGCACGTGAACCCCTGCTTTTGCTAGTTCATAGGCACAAGCCGTCCCAGCTGGGCCTGCGCCAACAACGATACAATCAAATTTTTCAGGCATGGCGGATCTCCTCCTTCACATCGGCAGCTGCTTTTACTTTCGGAATTTCTTCTTTCAATCGGTCAATTAAAAGCGGAACGATTTCAAACGCATCGCCGACGATACCGTAGTGGCATGATTGGAAAATCGGAGCGTTCGGGTCTTTATTGATGGCGATAATGAGCTCCGAGTTTTGCATGCCGACGACGTGCTGAATCGCTCCGGAAATGCCGATCGCAAAATAAATTTTCGGTGTGACGGTCACACCGGTTTGTCCGACTTGGTGATGATGGTCAATCCACCCTGCCTCCACAACGTCACGGCTCGCCCCAACGGCACCACCAAGCACTTCTGCGAGCTGGTGAATGAGTTGGAATCCTTCTTTGCTGCCCATCCCTTTTCCGCCAGCCACAACAATGTCCGCTTCGTCAATACGCACTTTTTTCGCTGTCTCTCTCACAATCTGTAACACTTTCGTCCGCATTTCTTCTTCGTGTAACTCAATATGCTCCTCGATCACGCGACCTGTGCGCGACGGATCTGGCGGTAGCGCTTTCATTACTTTTGGACGAACAGTTGCCATTTGTGGACGATATTTTTTACATACCTAAATCCGTGATAGAAGTGTATCAAAAATGCTTGAAAACCCAATCATGCCGAGGTTTCAACTCAATTTCGAATGTTCACCTATTAGGTGAAGAACCCCAAGGGCAATATTTGTTGATTTAGCAAGGTTTTCTTGGCAGTTTTGAACGCGTCTTTATCACGGATTCAGGTACATAAAATCGTTGCCATAATATTTCCACCAAACGCCGGGCGGCTCGCTAACAATAACCCTGTATCTTCTTCAATATCAAGTATTGTCGTATCCGCTGTTAATCCTGTCGGTAAATCGGTTGCGATGGCACTCGCCAAATCTTTTCCAGATGGCGTCGCCCCATATAAAATGACTTCTGGTTTATGTTTATGGCAACAATCGAGCAAAGCGCGCATATATGGTTCTGTTCGGTAATGTTCAAAAATTGGATCATCATATACATATACAACGTCTGCACCATATTGAAAAAGTGTTGAGGCAAGTGCTTTTACGCCACTACCAATTAAAACTCCCGCGAGCTCTGTTTTACGTTTATCTGCTAGCGCCCGTCCTGCTCCTAATAATTCTAACGATACAGGAGCAATTTGCCCATCTTTCACTTCAATGTATATCCATATCCCCCGATAATCATCGAAATTCATGCGCTACTCCCCCTATACAAAAAGCTCTTTTTTCTCAAGTATAATAGACAACAGTTCATTTACTTGCTCTTCTTTTGTTCCTGTTAATATTTTTCCACCTTCTGGCTTCGGTGGTGCCCATACTTTTGATACAATCGTTGGAGATCCTTTCAATCCTAGTTGTTTGCGGTCAACATCTTCTAAGTCGTCTGCAGTCCAAATCGTTGGCTGATATCGTGCGGCTTTAATCATGTTTGGCAATGGTGCAAAGGAGATGTCATTGATGTCTTTTTCTACAGTAAACAAACAAGGTAATTGCGATTTCACCACTTCATAACCATCTTCTAATTTACGATGAACGATCGCATACCCTTTTTCTTTATTCACTTCAACAACTTTGTTTACACCAGTTAGAGGAGGAATGTTTAAACGACGTGCAATACCAGGTCCGACTTGCCCCGTATCCCCATCGATCGTCATTTTTCCACAAATGATGAGGTCAATCGGACGATGTTTGGCGATTTTTTCGAGCGCCTTTGTAAGCGCATAGCTTGTAGCGAGCGTATCAGCTCCGGCAAATGCTCGGTCTGAAATCATATACCCTTTCATCTGCCCCGAGCTCGATACATTTTTTAATGGCTTTTACTGCTGGTGGAGGACCCATTGTTAAAACAGATACGATTCCACCGTACTTCTTTTTTAAACGAACAGCTTCTTCTACCGCATGCGCATCATACGGGTTTAAAATAGCAGGAGCACTCGCACGATCCATCGTGTTCGTTTTCGGGTTCATTTTAATAATTTTCGTATCTGGCACTTGCTTAATACAAGCTACAATATGTAGCATCAGACTGTTGACAAAATGGTTATAAGACAGTTGTCTTATAACCATTTTGTTCCATTTTTAAGGTTGTTTTTCTTGATGAACGAACCAAAATAGATGCATACTCGAATACATACAGAAAGGAGAGGCCCTTTCTCCACAAGTAGTTCGCCAATTTCTTTAAATTCATGGCAGCACAAACAAGCATCGCCTGCATCTGGTTTCTTTCCAATCCTCGGTAATTCGTCCAGCGCAGACCATGCTTCTCTTTTAAATCTGCAAAATTCCGTTCAATCGTCTGTTTCCTTAATTCATACAACTCGCGATGTTCTGGTACATATCGTAAATGTTCGGCTTCTTCGTAATACTCTTGCCAAACATGGCGTGTCACGACTTTCGTATGATTTTTGCTTGCTGTACACTTTTGAAGGGATGGACATCCCTGACAGATGGATGGATCTGATTTATACTCCCGATAGCCTTCCCGATTCGTTGTTGAATAAGATAACACTTGGTGATTGGGACAAAGGTAACAGTCAAAATGTTCGTCATATACAAATTCAGATTTTCGGAAGAACCCATCTTTCGTCTTTGGACGAGTATATGGCCAAATCGGATGGATCTCTTGTTCTAATAGGTATTTCGCAATCGCTGGCGTTTTATATCCGGCATCGATGCACACATCTGTTGGGCATCCTTTGATTTCTTGCTTCACTCGCTCAAACAGTTCAAAAAACGCTTGGCTATCATGAACATTGGCGGCGGTGACATACGTGTGTAATATCCAACCGTGTCGGTCACAAGCGGTGTGATAAGAGTAAGCAAATACCCGTTCACGTTCATTTTTCACAAACATCCCACTGTCTGGATCTGTTTTACTCACTTTGATTTCTCGTTTTTTTTTATCATTTTCTGGCGGTAGTGGGGATTTCCCATGAGCGATGCGGTCTCGCTCAATTTCTTTTTCTAATTCATCTTGATAAGCTTTCGCTTCCACTTCTGCCATTTCCGTTGTGAATTTTCTTTTGTTCGCACTCGCCTTCACATGAGTAGAATCGACAAATACGACACTTGGATCCACAAGCCCGTATTGAAAGGCTTCTTCCAAGATTCTTGAAAAAATCTTTTGAAAAACATCGGTTCCCGCAAAACGTCGCGTGTAGTTTTTACTTGGTGTCGAATGATGGGGCACAGGATCATGCAGACTCAATCCCAAAAACCAACGATAAGCCACATTTGTTCGAATCTGTTCTACGGTTTCACGCATCGAACGAATCCCAAAGATGTAACGAATCAAATACATTTTGAACAGCACAACGGGATCAAGACTTGGTCGTCCATGGTTAGGAGAATACAAATCCTTGACCATATCGTAGATAAAGGAGAAGTCAATGGCTTTTTCTAGTTTACGAACAAGGTGGTCTTCAGGAACAAGATCATCAATTTTTACCGTTGTTTCGATATGTCTCCGATCTTCTTGGTAACGTTGAAGCATCTTATTCCACTCCTTCAAGATACCCTTATACCTATATATTAAAACAGCTTGTCGACTTTGTCGACAAGCTGAAGCTACAATATGTAGCATATGTTCACCTCCAAATCTATTTCGTGTATACATATTCTAGCATAATAAACAAATCCCTCGTCATAATAATCAAAAAATTACGATTTTGTTCACAATTTTAATGAATAGTGGCACGAATAACAACACCGCGACGAGCCATTTCTTCAATATAGCGATCTCCTGGAACGATTTGTTCAGGTGGGTATGCCCCGCGCTTTTGAATCGTTCCGTCGCCAATCATTTGTGCAACGACAGAAACCGTATAGGCCGTTGAACGCGCCATTGCCGTGACTTGTTTCTGACGGTCTTTCTCTGTCACCATTTCATACTCGTACGTTCTTTCTTTCCCATCTTTTTCGCCCGACACAATTACGCGCAACAAGACGACATCGTCTTTTTCTTTTAACTCTAAAAGTGGCGTAAGTACTTTTAACAATACGTCACGCGGACGTACGATCACTCCGTCGACTTCTACTTCGTAGTCTCGACGCGTGAATTGTAAATCGACAAGAAGCTGAAATTTTTCTGCATGACCAGGATAGCGAATCGTTTTATATTCCAAACATTTTACATGCGGATAGGAACGTGGCAACGTTGATGTTCCTCCCGATGTATGGAACGCTTCAAGCGGTCCAAAACGCTCAAAATAAATCGTTTCAACTTCTGATAAAGAAGGTACTTGTTGCTTTTGTCCATCACGAATAATTAAGGAAAGATCGGTGTAATGATCAAGTAAACCTTCAAGCGAAAAGACGTGATTATATCCGAGTGGCGGTTCTGGCCGAAGAGGAATACCGCCAACATATAATTTAATGGTATGAACGCGATCCAGTTGACTTGCTCCATATCCTGTTAAAATATTAATCATTCCGGCTCTTCACCACAACATGTACTTGACAAGCAATACGGTTTCCTGCACAAAGATATTTTTGTAACGCATCTTGATTAATAACTGGTCCGACTTTTACTCCTTCCTCTAAGCCGTTCCCAACTGTTAATGTGCTTATCGCTGCGAGTAACCGTTCTTCTACTTGTTTTTTTACATGTTCATGAACAATAATTCGGCTACATGCGGTACAACGCTGACCTGATGTACCAAAAGCACTCCATATAATGGCTTCTACAGCAAGGGCTACATCGGCATCATCCATGACAATAATGGCATTTTTCCCACCCATTTCAAGCGATACTTTTTTTAAATGACGTCCACACGTTTTCGCAATGCGCCGCCCAACTTCATTGGATCCTGTAAACGAAATGACTTTTACATCTCGATGCTCAACAAGCACTTCACCCACTACAGAACCGCGTCCATGTACCACATTAAATACACCGTTTGGTAAACCTGCCTCTTCAAATATTTGCGCAAGTTGCTGTGCCATGATTAGTGTTTCTAGCGCTGGTTTCCAAACAACTGCATTGCCGGCACCGATAGCAGGAAATGACTTCCACGTTGCAATGGCGATTGGAAAGTTCCAGGCTATTCACCACAAAGTGTACTTGACAAATAAAGACGATCATGATTGAGAAAATCAAAACATCTTTTTTCCTTTTAATACCATACGTCTCTTTGAGCAACATTGTTATCATGTTTGTCTTTAAAATTCAAGTACATATTTTGGTGATGAACCAAGTTCCAAGGGGTGATTAATCCGACGACACCAATCGGCGCACGGACGCTCATTGCGAACTTATTCGGTAACTCTGACGGAGTTGTATCGCCAAATAACCGTCTCCCTTCCCCTGCCATGTAAAACGCCATATCAATTCCTTCTTGTACTTCTCCACGCGCTTCCTCAATCACTTTTCCCATTTCCATCGTTAATAGGCGAGCCATTTGTTCTTTTCGCTCTTGTAGTAACATACCCACCTTATAAAGCACTTCAGCTCGTTTTGGTGCTGGAACGAGTGCCCATGCTTTTTGGGCTCGTTTTGCCGCCAACACCGCCTGTTCGACATCTTGTTCATTTGATATTGTCACTTCTCCAATACACTCACCATTCGCAGGATTCACAATCGGCACAAACTGATTGCTGACCGATGACACCCATCGTCCGTCTATATAGTTTAATACTTTCCTGAATCCGTGACAAAACATCTTTACAATAGCCGCAAACCGTTGATACGATAAGGGAAAACAACGTGAACGATACTTCATCAAGCAGGTGAATGTGATGAAAGATTTCCCGATTCGGTTTGTATGGACAGATGAAGCCATTACTCCAAGTGCGGGGCTTGCCCTCGTTGGCTGCTTACTCCACCAAACGAAACTGAATAAACGAGTAAACGCACTTCGGCTTCCTACCATTCGTCGAGAGGTGCACATTTCCCATAGCGACGCCATTCGATCGATGATCGGTTTGCTTGCCACAGGAAAAACGGACTTCGATCATATCGAAGCGTATCGTCAGGACGATATGTTTTCGACATCGATGGGCATTCAGCACGTGCCTTCCTCCCCAACGTTAAGACAGCGCCTCGATCAGCTCGCTTGTCTTCCGATGACCGAAACGATTCTTTGGGAGGAGTCCATGCGTCTATTGATCCAACGACATGCCACCTTGTCTGCTTGTTGGACGAAAGGGAAGACGACATGGATACCTCTTGATCTCGATGGCTCCCCATTTGACAACTCCGATACGAAAAAAGAAGGAGTCAGTCGAACGTATAAAGGATTTGATGGTTTTACGCCACTGTTTGCGTATGCAGGAAAAGAAGGATATATCGTCCACGCGGAGCTGCGTCCAGGGAAACAACATGTGCAAGACAACATGCCTTCGTTTTTAATGACCGCCATCTGTCGAGCTCGTCAACTGACATCGTCTCGTCTGCTTGTTCGCATGGATGCAGGAAACGATGCAGAAGCGAATTTCATGTATGCCTAAAGGAAGACGTGGACTTTGTCATCAAACGAAACTTGCGCCGAGTGTTTATTGCAAAATAAAAATGCAGAGATCTGCAGAGAATTTGGCTTAGGCCAACTTGACATGGAGTGGGGGGCGTGATAGCCTTTTTAGGCATAGCCAGCCCTTGATATTGCTGGCTTCCTGGCTTTTTAATCACGCCCCCAGAGGCTCCATGTCAAGTTGTCATTCTCTGCACTTTTCCTTGCAAAACTCTGTATTTTTTCTTTGCAGAAAACACTATACGTCAAGCCATCAGGTCCATGTTGTCTATCAAAGGGGAATTTACACAATAATTTGGACTTGACCCTATTGGTGCTGGATTCTGAAAATCTCGCTGATATTGGGCTGAATGGATACAAAGGCGTTCATACAGAAGTCATTACTTTAAAGTGCATATATATATTCATGAGACATGAACCTCCTTGTGGGTAGTTGGTAGCACATCTATTCTAACCAAGGAGTCCGGTTCATGCCTCCTTTTTTGTTTGGTTGTCAATTTATGTTGGTGAATTTGCTCATCTACAGTAAAGTTTATTTTTGCACCGCTTTAACTATACTACAATTCTCTCCAACTTTAATTTTTTTGATTATTTTACCGTTTTTAACTAATCGCAGAGTTCCATTTTGAGGATTAGAAACTAAGAATTCTTCGAATCGCTTGTTGTAGTCAAAATATGCTGGGTTTTTTATTGAAAAAAAAGATTCGCTTAAGTCATTTTTATCAAGTATTGTTAAAAACCCCCCTTGCATATCTAAATCCGTATAATTATTAATGTATAATTTATTCCCAACATTAATTATTTTTTGCGGGAAAGGTTTAGACAATTTCTTCTCCGAAATTATTTTACCATTATTCAAGTCTACAACCATAAGCTTATTTGTATATCTTTCAGGATTTTTTACCCATTCTGGCCTTGGCCCGTAAGAAAAACCTGTAAAAACACAGTACATTTTGTTATCTTCAATTACAAAATCACTTGGTGGTAATTCAATATTATCTTTAATAACAGGATGAAAGGAAAGGGATGCATCATTAGTTTGTATCCTATATACGTTGCTATGCTCACCGGATTTACCACCAGAATTTATAGTGATGAAAATTTCATTTTTGTAATGTTTAATTGTATTGACCATTCCACTGGTAAATGTCAATTTTTCTACTTTCCCATTAGACAAATTAACAACAAAAAAAGGCATGCCCTCTTTAAATATTTCAGATGAAGCAATGTAGGCTTTTTGGTTTACTACCGCATAAGACGATGGGATATGCGGCAACTTTAATTTCTTTTCCACATGACCACTCGAAAGGTTGATGATAAACATTGATGGTTTAGTTCCCATATATGTACCATCATCTATCGCATAAACTCGATTTCCATCTATAGAAAAGCTCTGAAATTTATTTTTATTTTCAATTTCTTTGACTATATTCATCTTTTTATCAAGAAAAATTAATTTGCTATCTCCATGAGTAAGTGCAACAAAGGCTGGGTTCACCTTCAGTTTTGTATCGTTTTGGGCGGCTGTGTCTTTCGATTTCTCGCACCCAACAATTAAAAACAAACAAATGCAATAAATGAAAATCATGATTTTCTTCATTATACAGTCCCCTCGTAAATAAGTGTTCATTAAAACTAGGACTACTTAAAAATTGAGTAAAGTATTATCAATAAAGTTAGCTTTATTTTTATTAATAAGGCAACGTGGCTTGTCAATTAATTATAAAATGACAAGCCACAGGAAATATAGGTTAACAAACTGTTTAAAAAATTAAGAAAAATTAAACTATAAAATTCTTCTCGTTGCTAAAATAAAGATAAAGAATATGGTTTCTAAAAATTATTTTACCATCAGGTATTACGTATTAGTCAGCAGAGTCATGAACCAGTTGCAAATATTTTAGTATCTCCGTCTTGATAAATATCATCCGGATAAACGTATAACCCACCATCGTAATCTAAATCACGATTCCCCATATCATAATACGCTTTCCATGCTAACTTGCTACAATACCACGTACTAGTATCCGACTTGTAAGAACCTACGAATTTATATGGTTCTCCCAATTGGTTTTTAATGTAATCACGGGCAAGAGTTCTAAATTGCTGTTCTAAAGTATTGACATATAAACCAACGGCCTGGTCGTAGTTTCTAAATTTCCTTGCCGTGGAATAGTGAACATTACTTTGTCCGTCACCAGGTTGGTTTTCTACATTCGCTTCAATGAATGCATATGAATCTAAACTACCGGTATAATAAGCACCGTCCCATACAGCAGCATGACGATAATACCCCCATGCTACTGAACCATCATGTACTACAATAATATCGCCAGGTGCAAACGCCGCGAAAGATATGTTATTTGTACCTTTTGGTGAACCGAAAGAATCACCAGGTGCCCAGTCCGGCTCAGGGTCATCCTTGTCATAACCTTTTTTAACTCCTAATTCTGATTTTTTTACCAAGTCATACTTATCAATATTCACACTTTGTTTGAGTTTCTCTTTTTGTTCTAAAACTTCTTTGCTTTCGTTGTTTACAGCTATTGAGTCTGCAAAAGCATAGTTTACTAAATTAAATCCAGATAGTAGTGTTGCAAACGATGAAGCCATCAAAAATTTCTTAAATTTTCCTTTCAAATAAATCCCTCCTAAAATAATTAATTTTCATTTTACCAAAACCATTGATAAATATAATATTAATCCAAATTATACTATTTTTAATATATTTATGGTATATTTAATTTTCGGCATATTTCTACATTAAATCTCACATTTCGCACCCTCTCGACAAACATCGAGAGGATTTTTTTTGTTCTGATGTCGAATGAATCCTTGACACACAAGGAAAGCAAAGGAGTTTTGCCCACCATGGATGTTCGAATTCGCGCGATTGATGAAAGTTCCTATTTAAATATCATATTAAATATCATAAGCACCATCTTCAAGGATCTTGACCTCCCTCAGCTGATGGACCGGCTGGTTCCGATGGATCCCCAATGCCAAACCCGAACCAGCGGAAGCAAGCGAAGATCGAGGACGAATGGATTTACGTGGCGGATTCCGCCGTGATGACGAAGGACACGCTTTCGCAAACGAAAGCGGCGAACGCCTTTTTGATCACCAGAGACCCTTCGCCGCTCCGGATCATGAAACAGGCGTTGGCTGAAGCTGATGCTCAGGACACGGCGTGGAGCGATCCTTTTACGCTGGCGTAGAAAAACGGCGCCACGCATCGGG is a window of Geobacillus kaustophilus DNA encoding:
- a CDS encoding ferredoxin family protein, translating into MEGDEIMKGQTIEEKQYLVRFNADTKSHLHVLDPNICLTKCPDKICTIFCPASVYKWEEVRMHVGYEGCHECGSCRIGCPHENIQWEYPRGGYGIVFRLG
- a CDS encoding FAD-dependent oxidoreductase, yielding MPEKFDCIVVGAGPAGTACAYELAKAGVHVLLLERGEYPGAKNVMGGVLYRKMMEDIIPEFYKEAPLERPIVEQRFMMMDKESAVTFSYKGLEWGREPYNNFTVLRAKFDQWFAEKAVEQGALLVCETVAVECIVENGRVIGVRTDRPDGDIYADVVVLADGVNSLLAKQLGFHREWRPDEVALATMEILKLDKNVIEDRFNLEANQGCTIEIFGDATKGILGTGFLYTNKDTLSIGVGTLLSGLIKHKIKPYELLEYVKNHPMIRPYIQGSEPVEYLAHLIPEGGYHSIPKVAGSGVLVVGDAAQLVNAIHREGSNMAMTSGRLAAETIIMAKEQNDFSESMLDQYRMKLMESFIGQDLKKYKDATHHFESFPQYFEQYIPMLNRAASQMFTVDGASKWEKQQKIWRDLGSTKQKFKLARDMMKAWKVMK
- a CDS encoding IS1182 family transposase — encoded protein: MLQRYQEDRRHIETTVKIDDLVPEDHLVRKLEKAIDFSFIYDMVKDLYSPNHGRPSLDPVVLFKMYLIRYIFGIRSMRETVEQIRTNVAYRWFLGLSLHDPVPHHSTPSKNYTRRFAGTDVFQKIFSRILEEAFQYGLVDPSVVFVDSTHVKASANKRKFTTEMAEVEAKAYQDELEKEIERDRIAHGKSPLPPENDKKKREIKVSKTDPDSGMFVKNERERVFAYSYHTACDRHGWILHTYVTAANVHDSQAFFELFERVKQEIKGCPTDVCIDAGYKTPAIAKYLLEQEIHPIWPYTRPKTKDGFFRKSEFVYDEHFDCYLCPNHQVLSYSTTNREGYREYKSDPSICQGCPSLQKCTASKNHTKVVTRHVWQEYYEEAEHLRYVPEHRELYELRKQTIERNFADLKEKHGLRWTNYRGLERNQMQAMLVCAAMNLKKLANYLWRKGLSFLYVFEYASILVRSSRKTTLKMEQNGYKTTVL
- a CDS encoding aldehyde dehydrogenase family protein; translated protein: MFCHGFRKVLNYIDGRWVSSVSNQFVPIVNPANGECIGEVTISNEQDVEQAVLAAKRAQKAWALVPAPKRAEVLYKVGMLLQERKEQMARLLTMEMGKVIEEARGEVQEGIDMAFYMAGEGRRLFGDTTPSELPNKFAMSVRAPIGVVGLITPWNLVHHQNMYLNFKDKHDNNVAQRDVWY
- a CDS encoding YiiX/YebB-like N1pC/P60 family cysteine hydrolase, whose amino-acid sequence is MKGKFKKFLMASSFATLLSGFNLVNYAFADSIAVNNESKEVLEQKEKLKQSVNIDKYDLVKKSELGVKKGYDKDDPEPDWAPGDSFGSPKGTNNISFAAFAPGDIIVVHDGSVAWGYYRHAAVWDGAYYTGSLDSYAFIEANVENQPGDGQSNVHYSTARKFRNYDQAVGLYVNTLEQQFRTLARDYIKNQLGEPYKFVGSYKSDTSTWYCSKLAWKAYYDMGNRDLDYDGGLYVYPDDIYQDGDTKIFATGS